The DNA window CATGGCCGAACATCCTGCACTAACGGTTGGCGCACAATGGTTGAAGCTAATAATGGATGTGTGATCGGTAGATGATGAACCTACATAAGAAATATTCGGGTAACCAAAATCCATTACCGGATGTCCCAGAATATTTCCTGTAACCGTTGGCGTAGTTGTTGCATAACCATCAATCACGCCATGATATACGGCACAAAAATTGGTAGCGGGGTCTTTTGTATTATGTACATATTGAATTTTATTATTTTCGATAAACGCTCCTAACACCCTGGCATCATTGGTTGCAAATAAATGTGGAAGTGTTTGACGCGCATCCGGTGGCATTGAATAAGGAACGCTCGCGTTTGTTAACTTAACCGTAAGTGTTTGACCGGGTGCATTAGCTGTATCTGAAATATCGATGACAAAAACAGAATCGCAGTTAACACCAAAATTCTTATTACTCAAAAAATATTGTTGCGGACCATATAAAGTACTTCCGCCTTTAACAGGACAAATATTTCGAATATTATTTCCGGCATATTGAATGTTATTATGCAATTGTGTAGTTAAAGGTTGTCCGGCATAACCATTGGCTTTGTTTATTTGCCAAATAACGGTTTCATTGAAACTGGTTTGCCATGTACCACCCGGATTTAAAAGATTAATAGTTAGAAATAATTCCTTTTGCGAAAACGAAATCATAGGGTAATCCGACCATAAATTATTATTGAAAGGATTGCCCGGAATCATGTAAAAATTCCAGTTACCTTTTGGATCGTTTGTTTGAGAGAAAGCCACAACTATTGTACTCGTTGCAGGCGTGAAACCGTTTAAAAACACCAATGCAAATCTATCTGCAATTGGATCATAGGCTACTTTAGGATCGAAAGCTTGCGAAAAAGTTCCTAAGGGTGTTGAGAAAGCAGAAAGGGAAACTACCCCTTTTGAAGAATCTACCACACAATCGTGAAAATAAATAAGTGTATTAGAAACAGAAACGATTTTACAATTGTTAGAAACAGCGATATCATTGTCATTAGGCGTTGAATTACCAAAAGGATTTCCCAAGAAATTCTTTCCTAAAAAAATCGGACTCAAGGTACCGCTGGGTGAAGCAATTTTTGAATTCGATGGTGCATTTAAATTCATTTTCGATTTATCAGGAATACCTCCCGGCACAGGTTTTTCGATGCATTGAAGAGCCGTAAAATAATCTTCCTTTACATCAGAAAAATTGATGGTTGCCTTTTTAGGGATAATAAAATTAGTGCTATGACTTTGTGCTGATAATCCAACAGGAAATAAAAACAAAGCCAAATAGTAAATCGCTTTCATGTGATAGGTTTTATGTAACTAAGATATAAAAAAGCAAGTAAAATCAAAACTTCACTTCACAGCCGGGTAACATGGCGCGAATTTCTTCGATATATTCCTTACTCATGGGATTGCCGCGTAAATCAAGCAAGGCTAAATTCTCCATCTGACTAATGGAAGAAGGGAGTTTGGTAAGCTGATTATTTCTTAACGAAATAACTCTCAATTTCTTTGCTTTATATATGGTAACAGGAATTGAAGTAATCGGATTATTTTCTAAAATTAAAATTTCCAGGTTTGGTAAACGCTCAAAATGCCCGGATACAAAGTGTGTATTTGTTTTAGCCAGGTATAAAAACTTGAGCGATTGTACGCGGAAAATTTGACGCGGAAAACTATCCATGATACAATTCTCCACTTGA is part of the Bacteroidota bacterium genome and encodes:
- a CDS encoding T9SS type A sorting domain-containing protein, whose amino-acid sequence is MKAIYYLALFLFPVGLSAQSHSTNFIIPKKATINFSDVKEDYFTALQCIEKPVPGGIPDKSKMNLNAPSNSKIASPSGTLSPIFLGKNFLGNPFGNSTPNDNDIAVSNNCKIVSVSNTLIYFHDCVVDSSKGVVSLSAFSTPLGTFSQAFDPKVAYDPIADRFALVFLNGFTPATSTIVVAFSQTNDPKGNWNFYMIPGNPFNNNLWSDYPMISFSQKELFLTINLLNPGGTWQTSFNETVIWQINKANGYAGQPLTTQLHNNIQYAGNNIRNICPVKGGSTLYGPQQYFLSNKNFGVNCDSVFVIDISDTANAPGQTLTVKLTNASVPYSMPPDARQTLPHLFATNDARVLGAFIENNKIQYVHNTKDPATNFCAVYHGVIDGYATTTPTVTGNILGHPVMDFGYPNISYVGSSSTDHTSIISFNHCAPTVSAGCSAMKSDAAGNYSAVFGIKNGTTYVDVLSATLERWGDYSGSQRKYNETGKVWMSGYYGQLVGTSARRHATWIAEIGLNAITGINEVKENENASVFPNPFENLISVEFENKNAETIHFKLFDVQGKEMKTLLSEYIKPGKQRFSFTLNPLPSGIYFLKIFSDKEVYGSQKLVKQ